In the Sphingosinicella humi genome, one interval contains:
- a CDS encoding histidine phosphotransferase family protein, with product MKSHEFASLLCSRLCHDLLSPVGALNNGIELLSDEHDPEMRARCIDLLGESARASANKLKFFRLAFGAAGGFADEVDTREARVAIEGLFGGEGRIQLGWIVDEPTMSKAALKVLLNLVLIASDALVRGGRLDVGAEKHGDGLDIVIRAEGPRIVLDPELKKALSGESSEEQIAPRAAAAWLVHCLVSEGQGEVQVMDNEEGMLLIGASLPA from the coding sequence ATGAAATCCCACGAATTCGCCAGCCTTCTTTGCTCGCGCCTCTGTCACGACCTTTTGAGCCCCGTCGGCGCCCTCAATAACGGCATCGAGCTGCTCTCGGACGAACATGATCCGGAGATGCGCGCCCGCTGCATCGATCTTCTCGGCGAGAGCGCTCGCGCCTCCGCCAACAAGCTCAAATTCTTCCGCCTCGCCTTCGGCGCGGCCGGCGGCTTCGCCGACGAAGTCGATACCCGCGAAGCCCGGGTCGCGATCGAGGGGCTGTTCGGCGGGGAAGGCCGTATCCAGCTCGGCTGGATCGTCGACGAGCCGACGATGAGCAAGGCGGCGTTGAAGGTCCTCCTCAACCTCGTCCTGATCGCCAGTGACGCCCTCGTCCGGGGTGGCCGGCTTGACGTCGGTGCGGAGAAGCACGGCGACGGGCTCGACATCGTCATCCGCGCCGAAGGCCCGCGCATCGTCCTCGATCCGGAGCTCAAGAAGGCGCTTTCCGGCGAGAGCTCGGAGGAGCAGATCGCGCCGCGCGCCGCCGCGGCCTGGCTGGTTCATTGCCTTGTCTCGGAAGGGCAGGGCGAGGTCCAGGTGATGGACAATGAGGAAGGCATGCTGCTGATCGGCGCCTCGCTGCCGGCCTGA
- a CDS encoding DUF2442 domain-containing protein, which yields MVELTREQIAAANERGRIVRETQPHARSVRYDAKADRVVVDLTNGATFAFPPRLVEGLHDASPAEIGEVEVIGRGFGLHWETLDLDYTVPGLVNGVFGTAKWMASRAGRTTSPAKAAAARANGAKGGRPRKAG from the coding sequence ATGGTTGAACTGACCAGGGAGCAGATCGCGGCGGCGAACGAGCGCGGGCGGATCGTCCGTGAGACCCAGCCGCATGCGCGGAGCGTGCGTTACGATGCGAAGGCGGACAGGGTAGTCGTCGACCTTACCAACGGCGCGACCTTCGCCTTTCCGCCCCGGCTGGTGGAGGGGCTGCACGACGCCAGCCCGGCGGAGATCGGCGAGGTGGAGGTAATCGGCCGGGGCTTCGGCCTGCACTGGGAGACGCTGGACCTCGATTACACCGTGCCCGGCCTCGTCAACGGGGTGTTCGGAACCGCTAAATGGATGGCGTCGCGAGCGGGGCGGACTACCTCGCCGGCCAAGGCGGCGGCGGCGCGTGCGAACGGCGCGAAGGGAGGACGGCCGCGGAAGGCGGGGTGA
- a CDS encoding DUF4160 domain-containing protein, with amino-acid sequence MVTVHREAGLRFIIFVDDHEPAHVHVIGDGTAKINLTGPSGEPELVYNDGFKAGEEGDADRGRAAGVSAGEMERISWLN; translated from the coding sequence ATGGTCACAGTGCATCGCGAAGCAGGCCTGCGCTTCATCATTTTCGTCGATGATCATGAGCCGGCCCATGTGCATGTGATCGGCGACGGAACGGCCAAGATCAATCTGACGGGGCCGAGCGGCGAGCCGGAGCTGGTCTATAATGACGGCTTCAAGGCCGGCGAGGAAGGCGATGCGGATCGTGGCCGAGCAGCAGGCGTTTCTGCTGGAGAGATGGAACGAATATCATGGTTGAACTGA